In Actinomycetota bacterium, the following are encoded in one genomic region:
- the dapE gene encoding succinyl-diaminopimelate desuccinylase: MTASLVAIPSVSFDEAVITDHIESLLAAAPWLKVERLGNNLVARTDLGHPTRLVLAGHTDTVPPNQNEVPRIEDGVLWGIGSCDMKSGLAAILHLALTVPEPAVDVTYVFYACEEVTTGDNGLEMLFDVRPDLVEGDAALLAEPTAAQVEAGCQGILQMDATTTGRRAHTARGWLGVNALHRMAPLLDAIAAYEGRRVVIDGCEFREGLQAVRMTAGVADNVVPDRAVMRVNHRFAPDRTYEEAAEHLREVLSAADELKVVEFAVAAPPGLDHPLLQALLAQAGGSYTGKLGWTDVARFAARGIPAVNFGPGDPVVAHTQEEHVSRADLDRVYSVIKNLISTPVP, translated from the coding sequence CTGACCGCTTCGCTGGTGGCCATCCCCTCGGTGAGCTTCGACGAAGCGGTGATCACCGACCACATCGAGTCCCTCCTGGCCGCGGCCCCCTGGCTGAAGGTGGAGCGGCTGGGCAACAATCTCGTCGCCCGGACCGACCTCGGACACCCAACCCGGCTGGTCCTGGCCGGGCACACCGACACGGTACCGCCCAACCAGAACGAGGTCCCCAGGATTGAGGACGGCGTCCTGTGGGGCATCGGGTCGTGCGACATGAAGAGCGGCCTGGCGGCCATCCTGCACCTGGCCCTCACCGTCCCCGAGCCCGCGGTCGACGTCACCTACGTCTTCTACGCGTGCGAGGAGGTGACCACCGGCGACAACGGGCTCGAGATGCTGTTCGACGTACGCCCGGATCTGGTTGAGGGAGACGCCGCCCTGCTCGCCGAGCCGACGGCCGCCCAGGTGGAGGCCGGCTGCCAGGGCATCCTGCAGATGGACGCGACAACCACCGGTCGCCGGGCCCACACCGCCCGCGGGTGGCTCGGGGTGAACGCCCTGCACCGGATGGCGCCGCTGCTCGATGCGATAGCGGCGTACGAGGGCCGGCGGGTTGTCATCGACGGCTGCGAGTTCCGGGAGGGGCTCCAGGCGGTGCGGATGACCGCCGGCGTGGCGGACAACGTCGTCCCCGACCGGGCGGTCATGCGGGTGAACCACCGGTTCGCCCCCGACCGGACCTACGAGGAGGCGGCCGAACACCTGCGGGAGGTCCTCTCGGCGGCCGACGAGCTCAAGGTCGTGGAGTTTGCCGTCGCGGCCCCTCCCGGCCTCGACCACCCGCTTCTCCAGGCCCTTCTGGCCCAGGCGGGCGGCAGCTACACCGGCAAGCTCGGCTGGACCGACGTCGCCCGCTTTGCCGCCCGAGGCATCCCGGCGGTCAACTTCGGCCCGGGTGACCCGGTTGTCGCCCACACCCAGGAGGAGCACGTCTCCCGCGCCGACCTGGACCGGGTGTACTCGGTCATCAAGAACCTGATCTCCACGCCGGTCCCGTGA
- a CDS encoding DUF2142 domain-containing protein encodes MTERQIAGPEAVEQQEPTPGGVASLRPRLLKSTPGIVAGCWLLIAVCLMFSTPPGASPDEAAHYIRALGVGRGQVVLDDVPPKPPAPQFPVQIAWMQEQSGVVRAPERLAPIAFECWAFPFYVGTCWESDPPTSDRTVTFETYVGTYPPAAYVLPGLLMRATDDPTTALMLGRAGILLVSLLLLGLAVFALYDGRTPRSLAAVLLSVSPMVLAMAAALTSSGVEIAAAICFMACLLRLTRCGPPGWVWFSAAFSGATLAVARDLGPAWVLLELGLAAVFIGFRPLRAIWRSGGRRARIFAAVIGVAMGAALVWRAVEAAQPDLSQIRFGGLTSGEAGGLVRQVVGVFGPLDALMPETAYRVWGAMVLVVVVTGFIGGNRWQRLSLGLAIAATVVMAILLEAVQNIYDFGVQARHILPAAVCITMIAGETVARAERPRWLSSRFLMPVLSAAAAAIHLTAWHTIGRRFSKENAPIVFFTDPAWAPPGGWVVWGVLMAAACGAIVLPFLAAFSNSHRAAD; translated from the coding sequence TTGACGGAGCGTCAGATCGCCGGACCGGAGGCGGTCGAGCAGCAGGAGCCGACACCCGGCGGGGTCGCGTCGCTTCGACCAAGGCTCCTGAAGAGCACCCCGGGCATCGTAGCCGGGTGCTGGCTGCTGATCGCCGTGTGCCTGATGTTCAGCACGCCGCCCGGAGCATCCCCCGATGAGGCCGCCCACTACATCCGGGCCCTGGGAGTCGGCCGGGGCCAGGTGGTCCTGGACGACGTGCCCCCCAAGCCGCCGGCCCCCCAGTTCCCGGTGCAGATCGCCTGGATGCAGGAGCAGTCCGGCGTGGTCCGGGCTCCGGAGCGGCTGGCTCCCATCGCCTTCGAATGCTGGGCGTTCCCCTTCTACGTAGGAACCTGCTGGGAGTCGGACCCTCCGACCTCGGATAGGACCGTGACGTTCGAGACCTACGTCGGCACCTACCCCCCGGCGGCCTACGTGCTCCCCGGGCTTTTGATGCGGGCGACGGACGACCCCACCACCGCGCTGATGTTGGGCCGGGCCGGCATCCTCCTGGTCTCGCTCCTGCTGCTCGGCCTGGCCGTTTTTGCCCTGTACGACGGCCGGACCCCCCGCAGCCTCGCCGCTGTTCTGCTCTCGGTCTCCCCTATGGTGCTGGCGATGGCGGCCGCCCTCACCAGCAGCGGGGTGGAGATCGCCGCCGCCATCTGTTTTATGGCCTGCCTGCTCCGTCTGACCCGCTGCGGCCCGCCCGGGTGGGTGTGGTTTTCCGCTGCGTTCAGCGGGGCGACGCTGGCGGTGGCCCGGGATCTCGGACCGGCCTGGGTGCTCCTCGAGCTGGGGCTGGCTGCGGTATTCATCGGGTTCCGGCCCCTGCGAGCGATCTGGAGGAGCGGCGGCCGTCGGGCTCGGATCTTCGCCGCGGTAATCGGGGTTGCGATGGGGGCCGCACTGGTCTGGAGGGCGGTGGAGGCGGCGCAGCCGGACCTGTCGCAAATCCGTTTTGGAGGGCTCACCTCCGGCGAGGCCGGCGGCCTGGTCCGGCAGGTGGTGGGGGTCTTCGGGCCGCTGGACGCCCTGATGCCGGAGACCGCCTACCGGGTGTGGGGGGCGATGGTTCTGGTGGTGGTGGTGACCGGGTTCATCGGCGGCAACCGGTGGCAGAGGCTCTCCCTCGGCCTGGCGATCGCGGCCACCGTTGTAATGGCGATCCTCCTCGAGGCGGTGCAGAACATCTACGACTTCGGGGTGCAGGCCCGCCACATCCTCCCCGCGGCCGTGTGCATCACGATGATCGCCGGCGAGACGGTCGCCCGGGCGGAGCGGCCCCGATGGTTGTCCTCCCGGTTCCTGATGCCGGTCCTGTCGGCCGCGGCGGCTGCCATCCACCTGACCGCCTGGCACACCATCGGCAGGCGGTTCTCCAAGGAGAACGCCCCGATCGTCTTCTTTACGGACCCGGCGTGGGCCCCGCCCGGCGGCTGGGTCGTCTGGGGGGTCCTCATGGCTGCCGCCTGCGGGGCGATCGTGCTGCCCTTCCTTGCCGCCTTTTCAAATTCTCATCGCGCCGCCGATTAG
- a CDS encoding VOC family protein, with amino-acid sequence MDFRIELVLVPVADVDRAKEFYTEKLGWNLDVDFSPNADFRVVQITPPGSRCSITIGKGLTDAPAGSYRGTHLVVKDITQAREQLVGNGVEVGDIRHMGAEGWQPGVDPSHADYASFADFADPDGNTWILQEVPVGKGE; translated from the coding sequence ATGGACTTTAGAATCGAACTGGTGCTGGTGCCGGTCGCAGACGTCGACCGGGCAAAGGAGTTCTACACCGAGAAGCTGGGCTGGAACCTGGACGTCGACTTCAGCCCGAACGCCGACTTCCGGGTCGTCCAGATCACCCCGCCGGGGTCGAGGTGCTCGATCACGATCGGCAAAGGCTTGACCGACGCCCCGGCCGGTTCCTACCGGGGAACCCACCTCGTAGTCAAGGACATCACCCAGGCCCGGGAGCAGCTGGTCGGCAACGGGGTCGAGGTCGGCGACATCCGCCACATGGGCGCCGAGGGCTGGCAGCCGGGCGTCGACCCGTCGCACGCCGACTACGCCTCGTTCGCCGACTTCGCGGACCCGGACGGCAACACCTGGATCCTCCAGGAGGTCCCGGTGGGTAAGGGGGAGTGA